Proteins from a single region of Desulfolutivibrio sulfoxidireducens:
- the dsrA gene encoding dissimilatory-type sulfite reductase subunit alpha gives MAKHKTPLLDELEKGPWPSFVSDIKLEAEKRAKNDAGLDFQIPQDCPDDLLGVLELAYKDKETHWKHGGIVGVFGYGGGVIGRYCDQPEKFPGVAHFHTVRVNQPAGKYYNTEYLRGVMDIWDLRGSGLTNMHGSTGDIVLLGTTTPQLEEIFHELTHNLNTDLGGSGSNLRTPADCLGQSRCEFACYDTQAICHALTNDYQDELHRPAFPYKFKFKFDGCPNGCVASIARSDFSVIGTWKDDIRIDQDRVKAYVAGEFKPNAGAHSGRDWGKFDIVAEVVNRCPTKCMSYEDGKLSIDTSNCTRCMHCLNVMPAALKIGLETGATILCGAKAPILDGAQMASMLVPFIPVEEPYDEIKEVIENIWDWWMEEGKNRERLGETMKRQGFQKLLEVTNTKAIPQHVKAPRANPYIFFKEDEVPGGWKHDEKGYRERHMR, from the coding sequence ATGGCGAAACACAAAACTCCCTTGTTGGACGAGCTTGAGAAGGGGCCGTGGCCCAGCTTCGTGTCCGACATCAAGTTGGAGGCCGAAAAGCGGGCGAAGAACGATGCCGGTCTGGATTTCCAGATCCCGCAGGACTGCCCCGACGACCTGTTGGGAGTCCTTGAACTTGCTTACAAGGACAAGGAAACCCATTGGAAGCACGGCGGCATCGTGGGCGTGTTCGGGTACGGCGGCGGCGTCATCGGCCGGTACTGCGACCAGCCCGAGAAGTTCCCGGGCGTGGCCCATTTCCATACCGTGCGCGTCAACCAGCCGGCCGGCAAGTACTACAACACCGAATATCTGCGCGGCGTCATGGACATCTGGGACCTGCGCGGCTCGGGCCTGACCAACATGCACGGCTCCACGGGCGACATCGTGCTCCTGGGCACCACCACCCCGCAGTTGGAAGAAATCTTCCATGAGCTGACGCACAATCTCAATACCGACCTTGGCGGCTCGGGCAGCAACCTGCGCACCCCGGCCGACTGTCTGGGCCAGTCCCGTTGCGAATTCGCCTGCTACGACACCCAGGCCATTTGCCACGCCCTGACCAACGACTACCAGGACGAGCTGCATCGCCCGGCCTTCCCCTACAAGTTCAAGTTCAAGTTCGATGGCTGCCCCAACGGCTGCGTGGCCTCCATCGCCCGTTCCGACTTCTCGGTCATCGGCACCTGGAAGGACGACATCCGCATCGACCAGGATCGCGTGAAGGCCTACGTGGCCGGCGAGTTCAAGCCCAATGCCGGCGCCCACTCCGGTCGCGACTGGGGCAAGTTCGACATCGTGGCCGAGGTCGTGAACCGCTGCCCGACCAAGTGCATGAGCTACGAGGACGGCAAGCTCTCCATCGACACCAGCAACTGCACCCGGTGCATGCACTGCCTCAATGTCATGCCCGCGGCCCTGAAGATCGGGTTGGAGACCGGCGCCACGATCCTGTGCGGCGCCAAGGCCCCCATCCTGGACGGCGCGCAGATGGCCTCCATGCTCGTGCCGTTTATCCCGGTCGAGGAGCCCTACGACGAGATCAAGGAAGTCATCGAGAACATCTGGGATTGGTGGATGGAAGAAGGCAAGAACCGCGAGCGCCTGGGCGAGACCATGAAGCGCCAGGGCTTCCAGAAGCTGCTCGAGGTCACCAACACCAAGGCCATACCCCAGCACGTCAAGGCGCCTCGGGCCAACCCGTACATCTTCTTCAAGGAAGACGAGGTTCCGGGTGGGTGGAAGCACGACGAGAAGGGCTACCGCGAACGTCACATGAGATAA
- the dsrB gene encoding dissimilatory-type sulfite reductase subunit beta gives MAFISSGYNPSKPMEDRITDIGPRSFEDFYPPVIKKNKGKWDYHEILKPGVLVHVAESGDKVFTVRCGTCRLMSVSLLREACEIADKYCGGHLRFTTRNNIEFMVTDEKTMEAMIADLESRKHAGGSFKFPIGGTGAGISNIIHTQGWVHCHTPATDASGPVKCVMDEMFEYFQTMKLPAMLRISLACCLNMCGAVHCSDIGIVGIHRKPPIVETEIIDNICEVPLAVAACPTGAIKPTKIEVEGKKVNSVVVNAERCMYCGNCYTMCPAMPLASGQGDGIVLMVGGKVSNRISMPMFSKVVVAYIPNEPPRWPTLTKTIKHIVEVYAKEAKKYERLGEWAERIGWEKFFEVCGLEFSHHCIDDFRDPAYYTWRQSSQFKFTSHVE, from the coding sequence ATGGCATTCATTTCTTCCGGATACAATCCCAGCAAGCCGATGGAAGATCGCATCACCGACATCGGCCCGCGCAGTTTCGAGGATTTTTATCCTCCGGTCATCAAGAAAAACAAAGGCAAATGGGACTACCATGAGATCTTGAAACCCGGCGTCCTGGTCCACGTGGCCGAATCCGGAGACAAGGTCTTCACCGTGCGCTGCGGCACCTGCCGGCTCATGAGCGTGTCCCTGTTGCGTGAGGCCTGCGAGATCGCCGACAAGTACTGCGGTGGTCACCTGCGCTTCACCACCCGCAACAACATCGAGTTCATGGTCACGGACGAAAAGACCATGGAGGCCATGATCGCCGACCTGGAGAGCCGCAAGCATGCCGGCGGGAGCTTCAAGTTCCCCATCGGCGGTACCGGCGCGGGCATCTCCAACATCATCCACACCCAGGGCTGGGTCCACTGCCACACCCCGGCCACTGACGCCTCCGGCCCGGTCAAGTGCGTCATGGACGAGATGTTCGAGTACTTCCAGACCATGAAGCTGCCGGCCATGCTGCGCATCTCCCTGGCCTGCTGCCTGAACATGTGCGGCGCGGTGCACTGCTCCGACATCGGCATCGTCGGCATCCACCGCAAACCGCCCATCGTCGAGACCGAGATCATCGACAACATCTGCGAAGTGCCCCTTGCCGTGGCCGCCTGTCCCACCGGCGCCATCAAGCCGACCAAGATCGAAGTGGAAGGCAAGAAGGTCAACTCCGTGGTCGTCAACGCCGAACGCTGCATGTACTGCGGCAACTGCTACACCATGTGCCCGGCCATGCCCCTGGCCTCCGGACAGGGCGACGGCATCGTGCTCATGGTCGGCGGCAAGGTGTCCAACCGGATCTCCATGCCCATGTTCTCCAAGGTCGTGGTGGCCTACATCCCCAACGAGCCGCCCCGCTGGCCGACCTTGACCAAGACCATCAAGCACATCGTCGAGGTCTACGCCAAGGAAGCCAAGAAGTACGAGCGGCTGGGCGAGTGGGCCGAGCGCATCGGCTGGGAAAAGTTCTTCGAGGTCTGCGGCCTTGAGTTCTCCCACCACTGCATCGACGACTTCCGCGATCCGGCCTACTACACCTGGCGGCAGAGCTCGCAGTTCAAGTTCACCAGCCACGTGGAATAA
- a CDS encoding dissimilatory sulfite reductase D family protein, protein MEEEKQKIIEFLEGKTGKTKFYFTDFCKIFPDMKQREVKKILTALVQEGKVMYWSSGSTTMYGLAGVGKQAAEED, encoded by the coding sequence ATGGAAGAGGAAAAACAAAAAATTATTGAGTTCCTCGAAGGAAAGACCGGCAAAACGAAGTTCTATTTTACCGACTTTTGCAAGATCTTCCCGGACATGAAGCAGCGCGAGGTCAAAAAGATCCTCACCGCCCTGGTTCAGGAGGGAAAGGTCATGTATTGGTCCAGTGGTTCGACCACCATGTACGGCTTGGCCGGCGTGGGCAAACAGGCCGCCGAGGAAGACTAG